AGGTCGTGTTTCTGGTGCTCGTCTACCTCGGGGTGATGTTCTACATCACGCCGACGATGACGGTCTTCGCGATCGTGGTGTTGGGCGGGATCACGGTCCTGCTCCGCGCCGTGATCGAACCCGCGGTGACGGTCGGAACGCGGGTCGCCGAGTCAAACGAACGCGTCCAGCAGTCCGTGCAAGCCGGGACGCAGGGAATCCGGGACGTGAAGCTCTTCGGGCTCGCCGAGGAGGTGTTCTCAGAGTTCCGCGACTCGATCGAGCAGTACGCCGACGCCTCGATCGGGCTCTCTCGAAACGAGGCGGCGATCAAAAATATGTACGAATTATCGGCCGCCCTCACGCTGTTTACACTCATCTACATCGGCTTCGTCTTCACGGGACTGTCGCTCGGCGAACTGGGGATCTTCCTGATCGCGATGTTCCAGCTCGCGCCGCGCGTGAGTATGCTCAACAGCAAGGTCTACAAACTCGAAGGCAACCTCTCGCATCTCGTCCGCACGCAGGGGTTCCTCGACGAGATCGACTCGCGACGCGAGTACGACGGCGACCGCTCGATAGACGAGATCGAGGCCGTCGAATTCGACGACGTGCACTTCTCCTACACCGACGAGGAGAAAGTCCTCGACGGCGTCTCCTTCGACGTCGGGAAGGCCGAGTTCGTCGCGTTCGTCGGGCAATCCGGAGCGGGGAAGTCGACGATCGTCTCGCTCTTGGCGCGGATGTACGACGCCGATCGCGGCGAGATCCGGGCTAACGGCGTTCCGATCGAGGAGTACGACATCGACGAGTGGCGCGAGCGCGTCGCCGTGGTCCGCCAGCAGCCGTTCATTTTCAACGACACCCTAGAGAACAACGTGACGATCGGCAACCGCGGGGCGACCCGCACCGACGTCGAACGGGTCTGTGAGATCGCGAAGGTCGACGAGTTCCTTGAGGAACTGCCGAACGGCTACGAGTCGGAGTTGGGCGACGACGGGGTTCGACTGTCCGGCGGGCAGCGCCAACGGGTCGCGCTCGCGCGGGCGCTCCTGAAGGACGCGGACGTGCTGGTACTGGACGAAGCGACGAGCGATCTGGATTCGAGTTTAGAAAAGGAAGTGCAGGCCGCCATCGAATCGATGGAGCGCGACTACGGGATGATCGCGATCGCGCATCGGCTCTCGACGGTGCAGAACGCCGATCGGATCTATACGGTTGATAGTGGTCAGATCGTCGAGTCGGGGACGCACGGGGAGTTGCTCGGTGACGACGGGGAGTACGCGGAGTTGTACGCGATTCAGTCGAAGGGGTAACCGAGAATCGTTAGATTCTGCGTGTCAAAATTCTTTAGCAGACGCTCAGCGGCTGCTCTGCGCTAATCAGGTGAGAACGCGAATCGAATAGTTCTACACTGAACGTTCCGATACGATAATCAACAGAGAGAATTAATGGGAGATTACCAATGTCAGATCGAATTCTAGTAACTGGGGCGGCAGGGTTTATCGGTCAGCATCTAGTCGAGCGGCTCGCCGAAGACGGACACGAAATCACAGCGGTCGATATCGACCAACAGGTGCCCGATTCATACTCTCATCATATTGGAGACAATGTGGATTACATCCGCGGCAGTATTATTCACAAAAACTTCGTGGATAGTGTCCTATTTCCATATCCTAACGCGTACGAGAGAGTATTTCACCTAGCTGCTATCGTTGGGGTTGATCGATACATCGACGTTAATGACCCGCTCTACGTGACGAACGTCAATATCACTGGGACGCGATACCTTCTCGAAAAGATACAAAATACAGACACTCATTTCATATATCCGAGTACGAGTGAGGTATACGGTAAAAATCCGGAGGTACCATGGTCAGAGGGAGACGATCGGGTCCTTGGTCCACCAGAGACGAGTCGTTGGAGTTATAGTGCGATGAAAGCGGTCTGTGAGCATATGATTCATATGCTGGGTGAGACTGATCGGTCAATAACGACGACCGTCGTGCGGCCGTTCAACGTATATGGGCCGTATCAGCGCCCCAAATTCGTCATTCCGAAGTTCATCGAGATGGTTCTCAACGGAGAGCCGCCAACCGTATACGGAGACGGAACACAAAAACGGTGCTTCACCTACATGGGTGATTTTGTGGAAGGTCTCATCGCAGCTTCTGAAAGGGATCCCGGAACACCGAGGGCGTACAATCTCGGCGGAACGACAGAGACGAAAATCAGCGACTTGGCCGAGATGATAATCGAAATCGCAGACGTTGATATGTCCCCCGAGTATGTTAATCCGGAGGACGTATACGACGACGAGTACGACCAGCCGACGAAACGGATTCCTGATGTTTCCCGTGCCCGAGATATACTTGGGTGGGAGGCTGATACGAGTCTCGAAGAGGGGATCCGTAGGACATACGAACAGGCCAAAAAAGAACGAGAATCATAGTATGTCGGGGACGCCAAGTATCGACGGCGGGCATCCAATTCGGGACGAGGTTCTCGGATACGGGGGACAGGACATTACGGAACGAGAAAAGGAAGCGGTCGTCGAAGCGCTTGATGGGGACTACATCACCCGCGGCCCGACCGTTGAAGCGTTCGAGGAGGAAGTCGCCGCGTACGTCGGTGCAGACCACGCCATCGCGGTGACCTCCGGAACGGCGGCACTCCATCTATTGGGCGAGGCGCTTTTCGAAGACGGAGATGAGGTGATAACGACGCCGCTCACCTTCGTGTCGACGGCAAACGCGGCGTGTTATGCGGGGGCAAAGCCGGTCTTCGCCGACGTGAAGCGGGATACCCGAAACCTCGATCCAGATAACGTTCGCGAGAAGGTCACAGAAGATACAGCGGGGATCATTCCCGTACACTACGCGGGTCAGCCCTGTGACATTAGCGAGATACTGGCGATCGCAGACGAACACGACCTGCGTGTTATCTGGGATGCGTGCCACGCGATCGGCTCCGAGTGGAACAAAGAGAAGGTGGGCGGCCAGAAAGATGCCGCGATATTCAGTTTCCATCCGGTCAAGACCGTAACGACGGGGGAAGGTGGAATGGTGGTAACAAACGACGACGACCTCGCCGAGAAAGTGAGAAGTCTCCGTTCCTTCCGTATGGACTACTCGCCGGAAGGATACGACAACGAGCCGTGGTATCAGGTCACCGAAGGCGTCGGATACAATTACAACTTCTCCGATATCTTGGCGTCAATCGGTCGCGTACAACTCGACCGCATCGGCGAATTCAAACGGCGACGCAGCGAGATTTTCGATCGGTATCAAGATACGTTCGCAGACGTCGAGGGACTAATCACTCCCTTTGTGAAAGATACTGTTGATCCGGTGTGGCACCTTTACGCGATTGAAATTGACGAAGAAAAATTCGGATGTTCTCGGAAGGAGTTCGTGAACTCGATGCACGCCGAGAACATCGGGGTTCAGGTGCACTACGTTCCGCTGAACCATCATCCGTATTTCCAAGAGGAATTCGGGTACGATGAAGGTGATTTCCCGATCGTGGAGGAGATCTACGAAGGGATCGTCTCGCTTCCGCTGTTTCCCGCGATGTCAGAAGACGACGTCGAAGACGTGATACAGGCGGTAAAACGCCTCCACGAACACAAGAGGGATTAGGATTGACGTGAGAGTTCGCGATATGAAGATCGCAGGAAAAGATCTCTCGGAAGAAACGTTTGTGATAGCCGAGGCCGGCTCGAATCACAACGGAAGCCTCGAAACCGCGAAGGAACTCATCGACGCCGCGTCGGACGCCGGAGCGGACGCAGTGAAGTTCCAGACGTTCCGCGCCGAAAATTTGTACGTCGAAGAGACGGGTGAGAAAGAGACGTACTTCGATAACGGGCAATCGCTCTACGAGACGATGGAGTCGATGGAGATGCCGTACGATTGGATCCCGGAGTTACACCAGTACTGCGAGGACTCGGGGATCGTCTTTCTATCTACTCCGTTCGATGAACGGTCTGCTGACGAACTTGACGACTTCGTGCCCGCGTACAAGATCGCATCGTACACGCTGTCCCATCATCCGTTCCTGAGACACGTTGCGGAGAAGGACAAGCCAATAATTATGTCAACAGGTGCGCACGAACTTGACGAGGTACGTGAGGCCGTCGAAGTACTCCGCGAGGCGGATGCAGAGGATGTGGTTTTGTTACACTGCGTTGCGTCGTATCCGACGCCGATTGAGTCCGCTAATGTCCGTGCTGTCAAGACATTACAAGACGAGTTCGGTGTTCCAACAGGGCTATCTGATCATACTCTCGATCCTACGGTAGCTCCAAGCGCTGCGGTCGCTCTCGGTGCGAGCGTCGTCGAGAAGCACTTCACCCTCGACAAATCGATGGAAGGCCCCGATCACGAATTTGCGCTTGAACCCGACGAGCTGGACGAGATGGTGAGTACGATCCGCAAAACCGAGAAAGCACTTGGGAGCGGTATAGTCGAGGTACTTGATGCCGAGGAAGAGCTACACGAGATTGCACGTCGGCGGATCCACGCAGTACGAGGTATCAAGGAGGGCCAGACCATCTCTGAAGAAGACATCGCTGTTCTTCGATCAGGGCAAAGAAGTCGAGGGGCGAAGCCGAAATTCTATGAAGATCTAATTGGTACAAGAGCAAAGAGATCGATAAATCAAGGAGATGGAGTCTCTCTAAAAGATATCTATTGATATCACATTACGTCCGGTCCGCTTAGGTGATCTCGAATTAATGCTCGCGTGGCGTTCTGATCCTGAGATATACAGGCACTTCCGTGAACAAGATGGTCCGTTGGAGTGGAAAAATCACGTTGAGTGGTTCGTGAATCGATCCCCCGATAGACAAGATCACATCATCGAATACAACGGGAGACATGTGGGCAGCGTAAACATCGACGAGGAGGATCACGTCGGAGTCTATATTGGAGAAAAAAGTTTATGCGGAGAAGGGAT
This portion of the Halobellus litoreus genome encodes:
- a CDS encoding ABC transporter ATP-binding protein: MAENGDLSTRQKGEALLRVAKYRPTFTFGLILLGGFVALLEGAGLGFIYPILEVAQSDGAVSGGGPVMQVFISAYQFLGIPFDLGYLILGLASVMTVRYTSSFVVAWLKAILAKNYEKQLRTRAFRGALDAEVGYFDEEGSDNVLNAIITETRYSGRAIEQGVRTMEVVFLVLVYLGVMFYITPTMTVFAIVVLGGITVLLRAVIEPAVTVGTRVAESNERVQQSVQAGTQGIRDVKLFGLAEEVFSEFRDSIEQYADASIGLSRNEAAIKNMYELSAALTLFTLIYIGFVFTGLSLGELGIFLIAMFQLAPRVSMLNSKVYKLEGNLSHLVRTQGFLDEIDSRREYDGDRSIDEIEAVEFDDVHFSYTDEEKVLDGVSFDVGKAEFVAFVGQSGAGKSTIVSLLARMYDADRGEIRANGVPIEEYDIDEWRERVAVVRQQPFIFNDTLENNVTIGNRGATRTDVERVCEIAKVDEFLEELPNGYESELGDDGVRLSGGQRQRVALARALLKDADVLVLDEATSDLDSSLEKEVQAAIESMERDYGMIAIAHRLSTVQNADRIYTVDSGQIVESGTHGELLGDDGEYAELYAIQSKG
- a CDS encoding NAD-dependent epimerase/dehydratase family protein, coding for MSDRILVTGAAGFIGQHLVERLAEDGHEITAVDIDQQVPDSYSHHIGDNVDYIRGSIIHKNFVDSVLFPYPNAYERVFHLAAIVGVDRYIDVNDPLYVTNVNITGTRYLLEKIQNTDTHFIYPSTSEVYGKNPEVPWSEGDDRVLGPPETSRWSYSAMKAVCEHMIHMLGETDRSITTTVVRPFNVYGPYQRPKFVIPKFIEMVLNGEPPTVYGDGTQKRCFTYMGDFVEGLIAASERDPGTPRAYNLGGTTETKISDLAEMIIEIADVDMSPEYVNPEDVYDDEYDQPTKRIPDVSRARDILGWEADTSLEEGIRRTYEQAKKERES
- a CDS encoding DegT/DnrJ/EryC1/StrS family aminotransferase, with the protein product MSGTPSIDGGHPIRDEVLGYGGQDITEREKEAVVEALDGDYITRGPTVEAFEEEVAAYVGADHAIAVTSGTAALHLLGEALFEDGDEVITTPLTFVSTANAACYAGAKPVFADVKRDTRNLDPDNVREKVTEDTAGIIPVHYAGQPCDISEILAIADEHDLRVIWDACHAIGSEWNKEKVGGQKDAAIFSFHPVKTVTTGEGGMVVTNDDDLAEKVRSLRSFRMDYSPEGYDNEPWYQVTEGVGYNYNFSDILASIGRVQLDRIGEFKRRRSEIFDRYQDTFADVEGLITPFVKDTVDPVWHLYAIEIDEEKFGCSRKEFVNSMHAENIGVQVHYVPLNHHPYFQEEFGYDEGDFPIVEEIYEGIVSLPLFPAMSEDDVEDVIQAVKRLHEHKRD
- a CDS encoding N-acetylneuraminate synthase family protein, whose amino-acid sequence is MKIAGKDLSEETFVIAEAGSNHNGSLETAKELIDAASDAGADAVKFQTFRAENLYVEETGEKETYFDNGQSLYETMESMEMPYDWIPELHQYCEDSGIVFLSTPFDERSADELDDFVPAYKIASYTLSHHPFLRHVAEKDKPIIMSTGAHELDEVREAVEVLREADAEDVVLLHCVASYPTPIESANVRAVKTLQDEFGVPTGLSDHTLDPTVAPSAAVALGASVVEKHFTLDKSMEGPDHEFALEPDELDEMVSTIRKTEKALGSGIVEVLDAEEELHEIARRRIHAVRGIKEGQTISEEDIAVLRSGQRSRGAKPKFYEDLIGTRAKRSINQGDGVSLKDIY
- a CDS encoding GNAT family N-acetyltransferase translates to MTLRPVRLGDLELMLAWRSDPEIYRHFREQDGPLEWKNHVEWFVNRSPDRQDHIIEYNGRHVGSVNIDEEDHVGVYIGEKSLCGEGIATRAVQELCGKLDSDEFYAEIHTDNESSQRLFEKCGFKLLC